From a region of the Candidatus Neomarinimicrobiota bacterium genome:
- a CDS encoding LamG-like jellyroll fold domain-containing protein: GNYVYGYPDITADNWDGGVQILDVDRIRVYEPHPFAPVLTHTAENAFEVVLADVGASLKRDPIDTRITYEARTGTATFGGAYTGDGTGIIDSQDDVGGWPELLTYDVPADKDHDGMADDWEVAHGLDTTDASDRNGDFNGDGYTNLEKYLNSLCERTNFLMAPAELTASTMSHEAIELRWRENTLNEIGFSIERSEGDTSNFVEIATTGPDDTVYTDTGLEALTTYFYRVRAYNAQVQSIPTNLAETTTLDTSGVPFQVEEPVPADGAVNVGIDTILEWDDAIGATSYDIYLGTSSPPPFRVRQSTTEYEFRNLQDATTYYWRVDAVNDSGTTTGEVWQFATESFSEALIAYWPFERGYGSLELDATGNNHFVYLNNMSATTAAVDGPVGLGLQFNGLDNYLLVRNSELINISVRGFTVTFWLELDDTAQAAPILSKGIFVEGSLNRGYEICHTGGGILQFGVGDGERVCAVETMHSSIIPDNWVMISAIRDRSDKSLKLYADTTLLASAPDSTWNISQSRDLYMAGNLPKNQYLKGALDEVRIHNYALDTTEIRTLYLEGTVSIKPQEVATLPQSLELEAYPNPFNSYITIIYTVPRTGNVQLTVYNLLGQEVGSLVDEYELPGEYTFRFNGDLFASGIYYLRLSSQDQVRIQKLMLIK, from the coding sequence GGGTAATTACGTATACGGCTATCCGGACATCACAGCGGATAACTGGGACGGCGGAGTACAGATTCTCGATGTAGACAGGATCAGGGTGTACGAGCCCCATCCATTTGCGCCGGTCCTCACCCATACCGCCGAAAACGCCTTTGAGGTCGTGCTCGCTGATGTCGGTGCCTCGCTTAAACGGGACCCCATCGACACCCGGATTACCTATGAAGCGCGTACCGGTACCGCTACGTTTGGTGGGGCTTATACCGGTGATGGCACAGGTATCATTGACAGTCAGGATGACGTTGGTGGCTGGCCGGAATTACTGACCTATGATGTTCCTGCTGATAAAGACCACGATGGCATGGCCGACGATTGGGAGGTGGCCCATGGATTAGACACCACCGATGCTTCAGACCGCAATGGTGATTTCAACGGTGACGGCTACACCAATCTGGAGAAATATCTGAATAGTCTGTGCGAACGAACCAACTTCCTGATGGCACCGGCTGAATTGACGGCTTCAACCATGTCCCATGAAGCGATTGAATTGCGGTGGAGGGAGAATACCCTTAACGAAATTGGTTTTTCCATCGAGCGCTCGGAAGGTGACACCAGTAATTTTGTAGAAATTGCCACCACAGGCCCGGATGACACGGTCTATACCGATACAGGTCTAGAGGCGCTAACCACCTATTTTTATCGTGTCCGGGCCTATAATGCGCAGGTTCAGTCAATACCGACCAATCTCGCAGAGACTACGACTCTGGATACAAGCGGTGTCCCGTTCCAGGTTGAGGAGCCAGTACCTGCTGACGGTGCAGTCAATGTAGGGATTGATACCATCTTAGAGTGGGATGATGCCATCGGAGCCACATCCTACGATATCTATCTGGGGACCAGCAGTCCGCCACCCTTTCGTGTCAGGCAGTCAACCACCGAGTATGAATTTCGTAATCTGCAGGACGCAACGACTTATTACTGGCGCGTAGATGCGGTTAATGATTCAGGAACAACCACCGGTGAAGTATGGCAGTTTGCAACGGAATCATTCAGCGAAGCGCTGATTGCCTACTGGCCGTTTGAGCGTGGGTATGGCTCCCTGGAGTTGGATGCTACCGGCAACAATCACTTCGTCTATTTGAATAACATGTCGGCTACTACTGCCGCGGTGGATGGTCCCGTTGGTTTGGGACTCCAATTTAATGGCCTAGACAATTACCTGCTGGTCAGAAACAGTGAACTGATCAATATCTCGGTTCGTGGCTTTACCGTTACGTTCTGGCTGGAGTTGGATGATACCGCCCAGGCGGCGCCAATCCTATCGAAAGGCATTTTTGTTGAGGGGAGCCTGAATCGCGGTTATGAAATCTGCCATACTGGAGGCGGGATCTTACAATTTGGTGTGGGTGATGGAGAGCGGGTATGTGCGGTAGAAACCATGCACAGTAGCATCATACCTGATAATTGGGTGATGATAAGCGCGATTCGTGACCGCTCCGACAAGAGCCTTAAGCTCTACGCCGATACGACTTTACTGGCTTCGGCACCCGACAGCACCTGGAACATATCACAGTCGCGCGATCTATATATGGCTGGGAATCTCCCGAAAAACCAGTATCTGAAGGGTGCCCTGGATGAGGTTCGTATTCACAATTATGCGTTGGATACCACGGAGATCCGCACCCTTTATCTTGAGGGAACTGTTTCTATAAAGCCACAGGAGGTGGCAACACTGCCTCAAAGTCTGGAGCTGGAGGCGTATCCCAATCCTTTCAACAGTTATATCACCATCATCTATACCGTCCCCCGTACAGGCAACGTACAACTGACTGTATACAACCTGCTAGGTCAGGAAGTTGGCTCCCTGGTTGATGAGTATGAGTTGCCAGGCGAGTATACTTTCAGATTCAACGGAGATCTATTTGCCAGCGGTATTTATTATTTACGCCTGAGCAGTCAGGATCAGGTCAGAATACAAAAGTTGATGCTGATAAAGTGA